A single window of Camarhynchus parvulus chromosome 9, STF_HiC, whole genome shotgun sequence DNA harbors:
- the COPS7B gene encoding COP9 signalosome complex subunit 7b: MAGEQKPSCNLLEQFILLAKGTSGSALTALINQVLEAPGVYVFGELLELTNVKQLAEGSNAAYFQLLNLFAYGTYRDYVANKDNLPELTVTQKNKLKHLTIVSLASRMKCIPYSVLLKDLDMRNLRELEDLIIEAVYTDIIQGKLDQRNQVLEVDFCIGRDIQKKDISNIVKTLQEWCDGCEAVLLGIEQQVLRANQYKENHHRTQQQVEMEVTNIKKTLKATASSSAQEMEQQLVERECPPHTEQRQPTKKMSKVKGLVSSRH, encoded by the exons ATGGCAGGAGAACAGAAGCCGTCCTGCAATCTTCTAGAGCAGTTCATTTTACTAGCCAAAGGAACAAGTGGTTCAGCTCTGACTGCTCTTATAAATCAAGTGCTGGAAGCTCCTGGGGTTTATGTCTTTGGAGAGCTGTTGGAGTTAACAAATGTGAAACAG CTTGCTGAGGGGTCTAACGCTGCTTATTTCCAGCTGCTGAACCTGTTTGCATACGGAACCTACCGGGACTATGTAG CAAACAAAGATAACCTGCCTGAATTAACAGTGACTCAGAAAAACAAGCTGAAGCACTTGACGATCGTAAGCCTGGCTTCCCGAATGAAG TGCATTCCCTATTCTGTGTTGCTGAAGGACCTGGATATGAGGaatctgagggagctggaagaTCTCATTATTGAAGCAGTTTACACAGATATTATCCAGGGGAAGTTGGATCAGCGAAACCAGGTTTTAGAGGTGGATTTTTGTATTGGCAGAGACATTCAGAAGAAGGACATCAGTAACATTGTCAAAACACTCCAGGAATG GTGTGATGGCTGTGAAGCAGTTCTTTTAGGAATTGAGCAGCAAGTACTTAGAGCCAACCAGTACAAAGAGAACCACCACCGAACTCAGCAGCAGGTAGAGATGGAG GTCACaaacataaagaaaacattaaaagctACAGCCTCGTCGTCGGCACAGGAGATGGAACAGCAGCTGGTAGAGCGAGAGTGCCCTCCACACACAGAACAAAGGCAGCCCACAAAGAAGATGTCCAAAGTCAAAGGGCTGGTCTCCAGCCGTCACTAG
- the NPPC gene encoding C-type natriuretic peptide — protein sequence MQISPLLAGGLLLALLSVRLEAKPASQLPQKASRGSAAAAAAAAAAAASPPEAAEREKEREKERSGGGGGSGPREAREARAEARPRAGWARLLQDPPGRRHKGLHKKGLGKGCFGLKLDRIGAMSGLGC from the exons ATGCAGATCTCACCCTTGCTGGCTGGTGGACTTTTACTCGCGCTGCTCTCCGTCAGGCTGGAGGCGAAGCCGGCATCTCAGCTCCCACAGAAG gCCTCCCGCGGgtcggcggcggcggcagcggcggcggcagcggcggcagcgaGTCCGCCCGAGGCGGCGGAGCGGGAGAAGGAGCGGGAGAAggagcggagcggcggcggcggcggctcgggCCCGCGGGAGGCGCGGGAGGCGCGGGCCGAGGCGCGGCCGCGGGCGGGCTGGGCGCGGCTGCTGCAGGACCCGCCGGGCCGCCGCCACAAGGGCCTCCACAAGAAGGGCCTGGGCAAGGGCTGCTTCGGGCTCAAGCTGGATCGCATCGGCGCCATGAGCGGCCTCGGATGCTGA